From one Amaranthus tricolor cultivar Red isolate AtriRed21 chromosome 17, ASM2621246v1, whole genome shotgun sequence genomic stretch:
- the LOC130803510 gene encoding clathrin heavy chain 1-like isoform X2, translated as MPEQIVFWKWISPNMLGLVTQTSVYHWSIDGHSQPVKVFERTANLANNQIINYICDPSEKWLVLIGIAPGSPERPQLVKGSMQLYSVDQQRSQALEAHAASFASYKVPGSEKPSTLIMFATKSMNAGQVTSKLHIIELGAQPGKASFTKKQADLFFPPDFADDFPVAMQISQRYGLIYVITKLGLLFVYDLESASAVYRNRISPDPIFLTSEAASAGGFYAINRRGQVLLATVNEATIVPFVSGQLNNLELAVNLAKRGNLPGAENLFVQRFQELFAQTKYKEAAALAAESPQGILRTPDTVAKFQSVPVQSGQTPPLLQYFGTLLTRGKLNAFESLELSRLVVNQNKKNLLENWLAEDKLECTEELGDLVKTVDTDLALKIYIKARATPKVVAAFAERREFDKILIYSKQVGYAPDYLFLIQTILRQDPQGAVNFALMMSQMEGGCAVDYDTITDLFLQRNLIREATAFLLDVLKSNSPEHGFLQTKVLEINLVTFPNVADAILANGMFSHYDRSRVAQLCEKAGLYIQALRHYTDLPDIKRVIVNTHAIEPQALVDFFGTLSCEWALECMKDLLLVNLRGNLQIIVQTAKEYSDQLGVDTCIKLFEQFKSYEGLYFFLGSYLSSSDDPDIHFKYIEAAAKTGQLKEVERVTRESNFYDAEKTKNFLMEAKLPDARPLINVCDRFGFVPDLTHYLYVNNMLRYIEGYVQKVNPGNAPIVVGQLLDDECPEDFIKGLILSVRSLLPVEPLVEECEKRNRLRLLTQFLEHLVSEGSQDVHVHNALGKIIIESNNNPEHFLMTNPYYDSRVVGKYCEKRDPTLAVVAYRRGQCDDELINVTNKNSLFKLQARYVVERMDSDLWEKVLNPENEYRRLIIDQVVSTALPESKSPEQVSAAVKAFMTADLPHELIELLEKIVLQNSAFSGNSNLQNLLILTAIKADSSRVMDYVNRLDNFDGPAVGEIAVEAKLYEEAFAIFKKFNLNVQAVNVLLDNIQSIDRAVEFAFRVEEDTVWSQVAKAQLRAGLVSDAIESFIRAEDATQFLDVIRAAGDADVYHDLVKYLLMVRQQIKEPRVDGELIYAYAKIDRLSEIEEFILMPNIANLQSVGDRLFDEALYEAAKIIYAFISNWAKLAVTLVRLKQFQSAVDAARKANSAKTWKEVCFACVDAEEFRLAQICGLNIILQVDDMEEVSQYYQNRGCFKEIISLMESGLGLERAHMGIFTELGVLYARYRSEKLMEHIKLFSTRLNILKLIRACDEQQHWKELTYLYIQYDEFDNASVTVMNHSPEAWDHMQFKDILVKVANVELYYKAVHFYLQKHPDLINDMLNVLALRLDHTRVVDIMRKAGNIHLVKPYMIAVQSNNVYAVNEALNEIYVEDEDYERLRESIDLHDNFDHIGLAQKIEKHELLEMRRVAAYIYKKAGRWKQSIALSKKDKHYRDAMETCSQSGGRELAEELLVYFIQEGKKECFAACLFVCYDVIRSDVALELAWINNMIDFALPYLLQFIREYTGKIDELIKDKIEAQKETKAKEQEEKDVIAQQNMYAQLLPLALPAPSMPGSMPPPPPGMGGYGPPLPMGGMGGMGMPPMPPFGMPTMGGY; from the exons ATGCCTGAGCAG ATTGTCTTCTGGAAGTGGATTTCTCCAAATATGCTTGGACTCGTGACACAGACATCAGTATATCACTGGTCAATTGATG GGCATTCTCAACCCGTAAAAGTTTTTGAAAGGACTGCTAATTTGGCAAACAACCAAATAATCAACTATATTTGTGACCCTTCTGAAAAGTGGTTGGTCTTGATTGGTATTGCTCCTGGTTCACCTGAG AGGCCTCAACTTGTTAAAGGAAGTATGCAGCTCTATTCTGTTGATCAGCAGCGCAGTCAAGCTCTTGAAGCTCATGCCGCATCATTTGCCTCTTATAAA GTCCCTGGAAGTGAAAAGCCTTCTACTCTTATTATGTTTGCCACTAAGTCCATGAATGCTGGCCAGGTTACTTCCAAGCTGCACATCATAGAGCTTGGTGCTCAGCCAG GAAAAGCAAGTTTTACAAAGAAACAAGCTGATCTATTCTTCCCTCCAGATTTTGCTGATGATTTTCCAGTTGCGATGCAG ATCTCCCAAAGATATGGTTTGATTTATGTTATTACCAAGCTTGGCCTATTATTTGTGTATGACCTTGAGTCTGCAAGTGCTGTTTATCGGAATCGAATCAGTCCGGATCCCATTTTTTTGACATCAGAGGCTGCATCTGCTGGCGGCTTCTATGCCATCAACAGAAGGGGGCAAGTTCTTCTTGCCACTGTTAATGAAGCTACTATTGTTCCTTTTGTCAGTGGCCAA TTAAACAATTTGGAGCTTGCTGTTAATCTTGCCAAAAGGGGCAATCTCCCTGGTGCAGAAAATCTG TTTGTTCAGCGCTTCCAAGAGTTATTCGCTCAAACAAAGTACAAGGAAGCTGCTGCACTTGCTGCTGAATCTCCACAAGGCATATTGCGTACTCCTGACACTGTCGCAAAATTTCAG AGTGTTCCTGTTCAATCAGGGCAAACCCCGCCTCTCTTACAATACTTTGGGACACTTCTGACTAGAGGAAAACTTAATGCATTTGAATCTCTAGAACTATCCCGCCTCGTTGTGaatcaaaacaagaaaaatcTTCTGGAGAATTGGTTGGCAGAAGACAAATTGGAGTGCACTGAGGAACTTGGAGATCTAGTTAAG ACTGTTGACACTGACCTTGCTTTGAAGATATATATCAAAGCTAGAGCAACTCCTAAGGTTGTTGCTGCCTTTGCCGAGCGTCGGGAATTTGACAAAATTCTCATTTACTCGAAGCAG GTCGGCTATGCACCAGATTACTTGTTCCTTATCCAAACTATTCTTCGACAAGATCCTCAG GGTGCCGTCAATTTTGCACTGATGATGTCCCAAATGGAGGGAGGGTGTGCCGTTGATTATGACACTATAACAGATCTTTTTCTTCAG AGAAACTTAATTCGGGAAGCAACAGCATTTCTACTGGatgttttaaaatcaaattcgcCTGAACATGGTTTTCTGCAAACAAAG GTTTTGGAAATCAATCTTGTTACCTTTCCCAATGTGGCTGATGCTATTTTAGCAAACGGAATGTTCAGTCACTATGATCGTTCTAGAGTTGCTCAGCTTTGCGAGAAAGCTGGTCTTTACATACAAGCACTTCGG CACTACACTGATTTACCTGACATCAAACGTGTTATTGTGAATACCCATGCGATAGAACCACAG GCACTTGTTGATTTCTTTGGGACACTTTCCTGTGAGTGGGCACTAGAGTGCATGAAGGACCTTTTACTTGTCAATCTCAGGGGCAACCTTCAGATTATTGTCCAG ACTGCTAAGGAGTATAGTGACCAACTGGGTGTAGATACATGCATTAAACTCTTCGAGCAATTTAAATCATATGAAGGGCTGTATTTTTTCCTTGGGTCATATTTGAGCTCCAG TGATGATCCTGATATTCACTTTAAATACATTGAAGCAGCTGCTAAAACTGGGCAGCTTAAAGAAGTGGAACGAGTTACTAGAGAGTCCAACTTTTATGAtgctgaaaaaacaaaaaacttccTGATGGAAGCCAAGCTTCCCGATGCACGTCCGCTGATTAATGTTTGTGATCGTTTTGGTTTTGTTCCTGACCTCACACACTACCTTTATGTAAATAACATGCTTCGTTATATTGAAGGGTATGTTCAGAAG GTTAATCCGGGAAATGCACCGATAGTTGTTGGGCAACTACTTGATGATGAATGTCCTGAAGATTTTATCAAGGGTCTAATACTTTCTGTTCGCTCTCTCCTTCCAGTCGAGCCACTTGTGGAGGAATGTGAGAAGAG AAATCGACTTCGTTTGCTCACCCAATTTCTCGAGCATCTTGTTAGTGAAGGAAGCCAAGATGTGCATGTGCACAATGCTCTGGGTAAAATTATCATTGAGAGTAACAATAATCCTGAGCATTTTCTCATGACCAACCCATACTATGATTCACGTGTTGTGGGTAAATATTGTGAGAAGCGTGACCCGACCCTTGCTGTTGTTGCTTATAGGCGAGGGCAATGTGATGACGAGCTTATCAACGTCACAAATAAGAATTCTTTGTTCAAGCTGCAAGCAAG ATATGTTGTTGAAAGAATGGATAGTGATCTATGGGAAAAGGTCCTCAATCCTGAAAATGAGTATAGAAGGCTGATCATTGATCAAGTTGTGTCCACTGCTTTGCCCGAAAGCAAGAGTCCTGAACAAGTTTCTGCTGCTGTTAAGGCTTTTATGACAGCTGATCTTCCTCATGAGTTGATTGAGCTTCTTGAAAAGATTGTCCTTCAGAACTCTGCTTTCAGTGGAAATTCAAATCTGCAGAACCTCTTGATTTTGACAGCCATCAAGGCAGATTCATCCAGAGTTATGGATTATGTCAACAGGTTGGATAACTTTGATGGACCCGCAGTTGGAGAAATAGCTGTTGAGGCCAAGCTTTACGAAGAAGCATTTGCAATCTTCAAGAAATTCAATCTTAATGTGCAGGCGGTTAATGTGCTATTGGATAACATTCAAAGCATTGACAGGGCTGTGGAATTTGCATTCCGAGTTGAAGAGGATACTGTTTGGAGCCAAGTTGCAAAGGCTCAGTTGAGGGCTGGGTTGGTCAGTGATGCAATCGAGTCATTTATACGCGCTGAGGATGCCACACAATTTTTGGATGTGATTCGTGCTGCTGGAGATGCAGACGTCTACCATGATTTGGTTAAGTATCTTCTTATGGTTAGACAACAAATCAAGGAGCCTAGGGTGGATGGTGAACTCATATATGCCTATGCCAAGATTGATAGGTTGAGTGAGATTGAAGAATTCATACTCATGCCAAACATTGCCAACCTCCAGAGTGTTGGTGATCGCTTGTTTGATGAAGCTTTATATGAAGCTGCAAAGATAATTTATGCATTTATTTCCAATTGGGCAAAGTTAGCTGTTACCTTGGTGAGGCTAAAACAATTCCAAAGTGCTGTTGATGCAGCACGAAAAGCTAATAGCGCAAAGACTTGGAAGGAAGTTTGCTTTGCATGCGTTGATGCTGAAGAATTCAGATTAGCTCAAATTTGTGGTCTTAACATCATTTTACAG GTTGATGACATGGAGGAGGTCAGCCAGTATTATCAGAATAGAGGCTGTTTCAAAGAGATAATTTCATTGATGGAAAGCGGTCTTGGATTGGAACGTGCACACATGGGAATTTTTACTGAGCTGGGAGTACTTTATGCTAGATATCGCTCTGAGAAGCTTATGGAGCACATTAAGCTATTCTCTACCCGACTGAATATTCTTAAACTAATCAGAGCCTGCGATGAACAGCAGCACTGGAAAGAGCTTACATATCTTTATATTCAGTATGATGAATTTGATAATGCTTCTGTTACTGTAATGAATCACTCTCCTGAGGCCTGGGATCACATGCAGTTCAAGGATATTCTGGTTAAAGTTGCCAATGTTGAGCTATACTATAAAGCTGTGCACTTCTACCTACAAAAGCATCCTGATCTTATTAATGACATGCTTAATGTCCTGGCACTTCGTCTAGACCATACACGTGTTGTTGACATAATGAGAAAG GCAGGTAATATCCATCTTGTGAAGCCATACATGATAGCAGTTCAGAGCAACAATGTCTATGCTGTAAATGAGGCCCTGAATGAAATATATGTTGAGGATGAAGACTATGAAAGATTGCGAGAGTCAATTGATTTACATGATAACTTTGATCACATAGGGCTTGCACAAAAG ATTGAGAAACATGAGCTTCTGGAGATGAGACGCGTTGCTGCTTATATCTATAAGAAGGCAGGTCGATGGAAGCAGTCTATTGCACTGTCAAAGAAAGATAAACATTATAGAGATGCAATGGAAACATGTTCGCAATCTGGTGGGCGGGAGCTGGCTGAAgaattattagtttatttcatACAGGag GGAAAGAAGGAGTGTTTCGCTGCTTGCCTTTTCGTGTGTTACGATGTAATACGATCAGATGTTGCCCTTGAGCTGGCCTGGATTAACAACATGATTGACTTTGCCCTCCCATACTTATTACAG TTTATTCGTGAGTACACGGGGAAGATTGATGAACTTATCAAGGATAAAATCGAGGCTCAGAAGGAAACAAAAGCGAAGGAGCAGGAAGAGAAGGATGTTATCGCACAACAG AATATGTACGCTCAGTTGCTGCCTCTTGCTTTGCCCGCTCCTTCAATGCCGGGTTCTATGCCTCCACCACCACCTGGAATGGGAGGTTATGGACCACCACTCCCCATGGGAGGAATGGGAGGTATGGGTATGCCTCCTATGCCGCCTTTTGGTATGCCAACAATGGGAGGCTACTAA
- the LOC130803510 gene encoding clathrin heavy chain 1-like isoform X3: protein MMESTTSKALIPTYKRPQLVKGSMQLYSVDQQRSQALEAHAASFASYKVPGSEKPSTLIMFATKSMNAGQVTSKLHIIELGAQPGKASFTKKQADLFFPPDFADDFPVAMQISQRYGLIYVITKLGLLFVYDLESASAVYRNRISPDPIFLTSEAASAGGFYAINRRGQVLLATVNEATIVPFVSGQLNNLELAVNLAKRGNLPGAENLFVQRFQELFAQTKYKEAAALAAESPQGILRTPDTVAKFQSVPVQSGQTPPLLQYFGTLLTRGKLNAFESLELSRLVVNQNKKNLLENWLAEDKLECTEELGDLVKTVDTDLALKIYIKARATPKVVAAFAERREFDKILIYSKQVGYAPDYLFLIQTILRQDPQGAVNFALMMSQMEGGCAVDYDTITDLFLQRNLIREATAFLLDVLKSNSPEHGFLQTKVLEINLVTFPNVADAILANGMFSHYDRSRVAQLCEKAGLYIQALRHYTDLPDIKRVIVNTHAIEPQALVDFFGTLSCEWALECMKDLLLVNLRGNLQIIVQTAKEYSDQLGVDTCIKLFEQFKSYEGLYFFLGSYLSSSDDPDIHFKYIEAAAKTGQLKEVERVTRESNFYDAEKTKNFLMEAKLPDARPLINVCDRFGFVPDLTHYLYVNNMLRYIEGYVQKVNPGNAPIVVGQLLDDECPEDFIKGLILSVRSLLPVEPLVEECEKRNRLRLLTQFLEHLVSEGSQDVHVHNALGKIIIESNNNPEHFLMTNPYYDSRVVGKYCEKRDPTLAVVAYRRGQCDDELINVTNKNSLFKLQARYVVERMDSDLWEKVLNPENEYRRLIIDQVVSTALPESKSPEQVSAAVKAFMTADLPHELIELLEKIVLQNSAFSGNSNLQNLLILTAIKADSSRVMDYVNRLDNFDGPAVGEIAVEAKLYEEAFAIFKKFNLNVQAVNVLLDNIQSIDRAVEFAFRVEEDTVWSQVAKAQLRAGLVSDAIESFIRAEDATQFLDVIRAAGDADVYHDLVKYLLMVRQQIKEPRVDGELIYAYAKIDRLSEIEEFILMPNIANLQSVGDRLFDEALYEAAKIIYAFISNWAKLAVTLVRLKQFQSAVDAARKANSAKTWKEVCFACVDAEEFRLAQICGLNIILQVDDMEEVSQYYQNRGCFKEIISLMESGLGLERAHMGIFTELGVLYARYRSEKLMEHIKLFSTRLNILKLIRACDEQQHWKELTYLYIQYDEFDNASVTVMNHSPEAWDHMQFKDILVKVANVELYYKAVHFYLQKHPDLINDMLNVLALRLDHTRVVDIMRKAGNIHLVKPYMIAVQSNNVYAVNEALNEIYVEDEDYERLRESIDLHDNFDHIGLAQKIEKHELLEMRRVAAYIYKKAGRWKQSIALSKKDKHYRDAMETCSQSGGRELAEELLVYFIQEGKKECFAACLFVCYDVIRSDVALELAWINNMIDFALPYLLQFIREYTGKIDELIKDKIEAQKETKAKEQEEKDVIAQQNMYAQLLPLALPAPSMPGSMPPPPPGMGGYGPPLPMGGMGGMGMPPMPPFGMPTMGGY from the exons ATGATGGAATCTACCACatccaaagccttaatcccaacgtATAAG AGGCCTCAACTTGTTAAAGGAAGTATGCAGCTCTATTCTGTTGATCAGCAGCGCAGTCAAGCTCTTGAAGCTCATGCCGCATCATTTGCCTCTTATAAA GTCCCTGGAAGTGAAAAGCCTTCTACTCTTATTATGTTTGCCACTAAGTCCATGAATGCTGGCCAGGTTACTTCCAAGCTGCACATCATAGAGCTTGGTGCTCAGCCAG GAAAAGCAAGTTTTACAAAGAAACAAGCTGATCTATTCTTCCCTCCAGATTTTGCTGATGATTTTCCAGTTGCGATGCAG ATCTCCCAAAGATATGGTTTGATTTATGTTATTACCAAGCTTGGCCTATTATTTGTGTATGACCTTGAGTCTGCAAGTGCTGTTTATCGGAATCGAATCAGTCCGGATCCCATTTTTTTGACATCAGAGGCTGCATCTGCTGGCGGCTTCTATGCCATCAACAGAAGGGGGCAAGTTCTTCTTGCCACTGTTAATGAAGCTACTATTGTTCCTTTTGTCAGTGGCCAA TTAAACAATTTGGAGCTTGCTGTTAATCTTGCCAAAAGGGGCAATCTCCCTGGTGCAGAAAATCTG TTTGTTCAGCGCTTCCAAGAGTTATTCGCTCAAACAAAGTACAAGGAAGCTGCTGCACTTGCTGCTGAATCTCCACAAGGCATATTGCGTACTCCTGACACTGTCGCAAAATTTCAG AGTGTTCCTGTTCAATCAGGGCAAACCCCGCCTCTCTTACAATACTTTGGGACACTTCTGACTAGAGGAAAACTTAATGCATTTGAATCTCTAGAACTATCCCGCCTCGTTGTGaatcaaaacaagaaaaatcTTCTGGAGAATTGGTTGGCAGAAGACAAATTGGAGTGCACTGAGGAACTTGGAGATCTAGTTAAG ACTGTTGACACTGACCTTGCTTTGAAGATATATATCAAAGCTAGAGCAACTCCTAAGGTTGTTGCTGCCTTTGCCGAGCGTCGGGAATTTGACAAAATTCTCATTTACTCGAAGCAG GTCGGCTATGCACCAGATTACTTGTTCCTTATCCAAACTATTCTTCGACAAGATCCTCAG GGTGCCGTCAATTTTGCACTGATGATGTCCCAAATGGAGGGAGGGTGTGCCGTTGATTATGACACTATAACAGATCTTTTTCTTCAG AGAAACTTAATTCGGGAAGCAACAGCATTTCTACTGGatgttttaaaatcaaattcgcCTGAACATGGTTTTCTGCAAACAAAG GTTTTGGAAATCAATCTTGTTACCTTTCCCAATGTGGCTGATGCTATTTTAGCAAACGGAATGTTCAGTCACTATGATCGTTCTAGAGTTGCTCAGCTTTGCGAGAAAGCTGGTCTTTACATACAAGCACTTCGG CACTACACTGATTTACCTGACATCAAACGTGTTATTGTGAATACCCATGCGATAGAACCACAG GCACTTGTTGATTTCTTTGGGACACTTTCCTGTGAGTGGGCACTAGAGTGCATGAAGGACCTTTTACTTGTCAATCTCAGGGGCAACCTTCAGATTATTGTCCAG ACTGCTAAGGAGTATAGTGACCAACTGGGTGTAGATACATGCATTAAACTCTTCGAGCAATTTAAATCATATGAAGGGCTGTATTTTTTCCTTGGGTCATATTTGAGCTCCAG TGATGATCCTGATATTCACTTTAAATACATTGAAGCAGCTGCTAAAACTGGGCAGCTTAAAGAAGTGGAACGAGTTACTAGAGAGTCCAACTTTTATGAtgctgaaaaaacaaaaaacttccTGATGGAAGCCAAGCTTCCCGATGCACGTCCGCTGATTAATGTTTGTGATCGTTTTGGTTTTGTTCCTGACCTCACACACTACCTTTATGTAAATAACATGCTTCGTTATATTGAAGGGTATGTTCAGAAG GTTAATCCGGGAAATGCACCGATAGTTGTTGGGCAACTACTTGATGATGAATGTCCTGAAGATTTTATCAAGGGTCTAATACTTTCTGTTCGCTCTCTCCTTCCAGTCGAGCCACTTGTGGAGGAATGTGAGAAGAG AAATCGACTTCGTTTGCTCACCCAATTTCTCGAGCATCTTGTTAGTGAAGGAAGCCAAGATGTGCATGTGCACAATGCTCTGGGTAAAATTATCATTGAGAGTAACAATAATCCTGAGCATTTTCTCATGACCAACCCATACTATGATTCACGTGTTGTGGGTAAATATTGTGAGAAGCGTGACCCGACCCTTGCTGTTGTTGCTTATAGGCGAGGGCAATGTGATGACGAGCTTATCAACGTCACAAATAAGAATTCTTTGTTCAAGCTGCAAGCAAG ATATGTTGTTGAAAGAATGGATAGTGATCTATGGGAAAAGGTCCTCAATCCTGAAAATGAGTATAGAAGGCTGATCATTGATCAAGTTGTGTCCACTGCTTTGCCCGAAAGCAAGAGTCCTGAACAAGTTTCTGCTGCTGTTAAGGCTTTTATGACAGCTGATCTTCCTCATGAGTTGATTGAGCTTCTTGAAAAGATTGTCCTTCAGAACTCTGCTTTCAGTGGAAATTCAAATCTGCAGAACCTCTTGATTTTGACAGCCATCAAGGCAGATTCATCCAGAGTTATGGATTATGTCAACAGGTTGGATAACTTTGATGGACCCGCAGTTGGAGAAATAGCTGTTGAGGCCAAGCTTTACGAAGAAGCATTTGCAATCTTCAAGAAATTCAATCTTAATGTGCAGGCGGTTAATGTGCTATTGGATAACATTCAAAGCATTGACAGGGCTGTGGAATTTGCATTCCGAGTTGAAGAGGATACTGTTTGGAGCCAAGTTGCAAAGGCTCAGTTGAGGGCTGGGTTGGTCAGTGATGCAATCGAGTCATTTATACGCGCTGAGGATGCCACACAATTTTTGGATGTGATTCGTGCTGCTGGAGATGCAGACGTCTACCATGATTTGGTTAAGTATCTTCTTATGGTTAGACAACAAATCAAGGAGCCTAGGGTGGATGGTGAACTCATATATGCCTATGCCAAGATTGATAGGTTGAGTGAGATTGAAGAATTCATACTCATGCCAAACATTGCCAACCTCCAGAGTGTTGGTGATCGCTTGTTTGATGAAGCTTTATATGAAGCTGCAAAGATAATTTATGCATTTATTTCCAATTGGGCAAAGTTAGCTGTTACCTTGGTGAGGCTAAAACAATTCCAAAGTGCTGTTGATGCAGCACGAAAAGCTAATAGCGCAAAGACTTGGAAGGAAGTTTGCTTTGCATGCGTTGATGCTGAAGAATTCAGATTAGCTCAAATTTGTGGTCTTAACATCATTTTACAG GTTGATGACATGGAGGAGGTCAGCCAGTATTATCAGAATAGAGGCTGTTTCAAAGAGATAATTTCATTGATGGAAAGCGGTCTTGGATTGGAACGTGCACACATGGGAATTTTTACTGAGCTGGGAGTACTTTATGCTAGATATCGCTCTGAGAAGCTTATGGAGCACATTAAGCTATTCTCTACCCGACTGAATATTCTTAAACTAATCAGAGCCTGCGATGAACAGCAGCACTGGAAAGAGCTTACATATCTTTATATTCAGTATGATGAATTTGATAATGCTTCTGTTACTGTAATGAATCACTCTCCTGAGGCCTGGGATCACATGCAGTTCAAGGATATTCTGGTTAAAGTTGCCAATGTTGAGCTATACTATAAAGCTGTGCACTTCTACCTACAAAAGCATCCTGATCTTATTAATGACATGCTTAATGTCCTGGCACTTCGTCTAGACCATACACGTGTTGTTGACATAATGAGAAAG GCAGGTAATATCCATCTTGTGAAGCCATACATGATAGCAGTTCAGAGCAACAATGTCTATGCTGTAAATGAGGCCCTGAATGAAATATATGTTGAGGATGAAGACTATGAAAGATTGCGAGAGTCAATTGATTTACATGATAACTTTGATCACATAGGGCTTGCACAAAAG ATTGAGAAACATGAGCTTCTGGAGATGAGACGCGTTGCTGCTTATATCTATAAGAAGGCAGGTCGATGGAAGCAGTCTATTGCACTGTCAAAGAAAGATAAACATTATAGAGATGCAATGGAAACATGTTCGCAATCTGGTGGGCGGGAGCTGGCTGAAgaattattagtttatttcatACAGGag GGAAAGAAGGAGTGTTTCGCTGCTTGCCTTTTCGTGTGTTACGATGTAATACGATCAGATGTTGCCCTTGAGCTGGCCTGGATTAACAACATGATTGACTTTGCCCTCCCATACTTATTACAG TTTATTCGTGAGTACACGGGGAAGATTGATGAACTTATCAAGGATAAAATCGAGGCTCAGAAGGAAACAAAAGCGAAGGAGCAGGAAGAGAAGGATGTTATCGCACAACAG AATATGTACGCTCAGTTGCTGCCTCTTGCTTTGCCCGCTCCTTCAATGCCGGGTTCTATGCCTCCACCACCACCTGGAATGGGAGGTTATGGACCACCACTCCCCATGGGAGGAATGGGAGGTATGGGTATGCCTCCTATGCCGCCTTTTGGTATGCCAACAATGGGAGGCTACTAA